The Daucus carota subsp. sativus chromosome 7, DH1 v3.0, whole genome shotgun sequence genome window below encodes:
- the LOC108195122 gene encoding protein DETOXIFICATION 14 isoform X1: MDESLLEVDVEPLSSSSSSLAKRWEVLVMGEMKKVSYIAMPMVVTTVSQYMLRVISMMMIGHLGELSLSGASIATSLTNVTGFSLLFGMSSALETLCGQAYGAERYQMLGIYTYGAIISLLLVCIPISVLWIFTERLLILIGQDPLISHEAGNYSIWLIPTLFPYAILQLLIRFLLAQSLIYPMLLSSVAALVFHIPISWLLVFKFKIGSAGAALGIGLSYWLNVVLLGIYVKYASSCEKTRISFSQHVFPSIREFFRLGIPSAIMICLEWWSYELVILLSGLLPNPQLETSVLSICLVVSSLHYFIPYSFGAAASTRVSNELGAGHPEAASLAAWVASFLAVIEGVTASAILFSCRSVLGYAFGEEKELVDYVKDMVPLLSLSVLMDCLAALFSGVARGVGWQHLGAYVNLGAFFLCGIPMACVLAFVFHWRGKGLWTGLTTASLLQGLMLMMITFFTNWKKQARAARQRTIEGRSQLTIE; this comes from the exons ATGGATGAGTCACTGCTTGAGGTGGATGTGGAACcgttgtcatcatcatcatcatcattagcGAAAAGGTGGGAGGTACTGGTAATGGGAGAAATGAAGAAGGTGAGTTACATAGCAATGCCGATGGTGGTCACAACTGTTTCCCAGTACATGTTAAGGGTTATTTCCATGATGATGATTGGCCACCTGGGTGAGCTCTCTCTGTCTGGTGCCTCCATCGCCACTTCTCTTACCAACGTCACTGGCTTCAGTCTTCTG TTTGGGATGTCAAGTGCACTGGAAACACTTTGTGGCCAAGCTTATGGAGCAGAACGATACCAGATGTTAGGAATCTATACCTATGGAGCCATCATATCTCTACTTTTAGTTTGTATACCAATATCTGTTCTATGGATCTTCACAGAAAGACTACTTATTTTGATCGGTCAAGACCCTTTAATCTCACATGAAGCTGGCAATTATTCAATTTGGCTTATTCCCACCCTATTTCCATACGCAATTCTTCAATTGTTGATTCGCTTCTTGTTAGCTCAAAGTTTGATATATCCAATGCTTTTAAGTTCTGTGGCAGCTTTAGTGTTCCACATACCTATATCATGGCTGCTAGTATTCAAGTTTAAGATTGGAAGTGCCGGGGCAGCACTAGGCATCGGTTTGTCATATTGGCTTAATGTTGTCTTGCTTGGAATTTATGTCAAGTATGCATCATCATGTGAAAAGACTAGGATCTCATTCTCACAGCATGTCTTTCCAAGCATTAGAGAATTTTTCCGACTGGGCATACCTTCTGCTATCATGATATG TCTTGAGTGGTGGTCGTATGAGCTTGTTATATTGCTCTCTGGCCTTTTGCCTAATCCTCAACTTGAAACATCAGTCCTGTCAATATG TCTTGTAGTCTCTTCACTTCACTACTTCATACCATACTCTTTTGGTGCTGCTGCAAG CACTCGAGTCTCGAATGAATTAGGTGCAGGGCATCCAGAGGCAGCTAGCCTGGCTGCTTGGGTTGCATCATTTCTTGCGGTTATAGAGGGGGTCACTGCAAGTGCAATTCTTTTTAGCTGCAGGTCTGTACTGGGATATGCTTTCGGGGAAGAGAAAGAATTGGTTGATTATGTCAAAGATATGGTTCCCCTTTTGAGTCTTTCTGTTCTGATGGACTGCTTAGCAGCACTGTTTTCTG GGGTTGCTAGAGGAGTTGGGTGGCAGCATCTAGGAGCATATGTGAACCTTGGAGCATTTTTTCTGTGTGGAATTCCGATGGCATGTGTGTTGGCTTTCGTTTTTCATTGGAGAGGGAAGGGCCTTTGGACAGGTTTAACTACTGCTTCTTTGCTGCAAGGTTTGATGCTTATGATGATAACATTCTTCACAAACTGGAAGAAGCAG GCAAGAGCGGCAAGGCAGAGGACAATTGAGGGGCGATCTCAGCTAACAATTGAATAA
- the LOC108195122 gene encoding protein DETOXIFICATION 8 isoform X2, producing MDESLLEVDVEPLSSSSSSLAKRWEVLVMGEMKKVSYIAMPMVVTTVSQYMLRVISMMMIGHLGELSLSGASIATSLTNVTGFSLLFGMSSALETLCGQAYGAERYQMLGIYTYGAIISLLLVCIPISVLWIFTERLLILIGQDPLISHEAGNYSIWLIPTLFPYAILQLLIRFLLAQSLIYPMLLSSVAALVFHIPISWLLVFKFKIGSAGAALGIGLSYWLNVVLLGIYVKYASSCEKTRISFSQHVFPSIREFFRLGIPSAIMICLEWWSYELVILLSGLLPNPQLETSVLSICCRSVLGYAFGEEKELVDYVKDMVPLLSLSVLMDCLAALFSGVARGVGWQHLGAYVNLGAFFLCGIPMACVLAFVFHWRGKGLWTGLTTASLLQGLMLMMITFFTNWKKQARAARQRTIEGRSQLTIE from the exons ATGGATGAGTCACTGCTTGAGGTGGATGTGGAACcgttgtcatcatcatcatcatcattagcGAAAAGGTGGGAGGTACTGGTAATGGGAGAAATGAAGAAGGTGAGTTACATAGCAATGCCGATGGTGGTCACAACTGTTTCCCAGTACATGTTAAGGGTTATTTCCATGATGATGATTGGCCACCTGGGTGAGCTCTCTCTGTCTGGTGCCTCCATCGCCACTTCTCTTACCAACGTCACTGGCTTCAGTCTTCTG TTTGGGATGTCAAGTGCACTGGAAACACTTTGTGGCCAAGCTTATGGAGCAGAACGATACCAGATGTTAGGAATCTATACCTATGGAGCCATCATATCTCTACTTTTAGTTTGTATACCAATATCTGTTCTATGGATCTTCACAGAAAGACTACTTATTTTGATCGGTCAAGACCCTTTAATCTCACATGAAGCTGGCAATTATTCAATTTGGCTTATTCCCACCCTATTTCCATACGCAATTCTTCAATTGTTGATTCGCTTCTTGTTAGCTCAAAGTTTGATATATCCAATGCTTTTAAGTTCTGTGGCAGCTTTAGTGTTCCACATACCTATATCATGGCTGCTAGTATTCAAGTTTAAGATTGGAAGTGCCGGGGCAGCACTAGGCATCGGTTTGTCATATTGGCTTAATGTTGTCTTGCTTGGAATTTATGTCAAGTATGCATCATCATGTGAAAAGACTAGGATCTCATTCTCACAGCATGTCTTTCCAAGCATTAGAGAATTTTTCCGACTGGGCATACCTTCTGCTATCATGATATG TCTTGAGTGGTGGTCGTATGAGCTTGTTATATTGCTCTCTGGCCTTTTGCCTAATCCTCAACTTGAAACATCAGTCCTGTCAATATG CTGCAGGTCTGTACTGGGATATGCTTTCGGGGAAGAGAAAGAATTGGTTGATTATGTCAAAGATATGGTTCCCCTTTTGAGTCTTTCTGTTCTGATGGACTGCTTAGCAGCACTGTTTTCTG GGGTTGCTAGAGGAGTTGGGTGGCAGCATCTAGGAGCATATGTGAACCTTGGAGCATTTTTTCTGTGTGGAATTCCGATGGCATGTGTGTTGGCTTTCGTTTTTCATTGGAGAGGGAAGGGCCTTTGGACAGGTTTAACTACTGCTTCTTTGCTGCAAGGTTTGATGCTTATGATGATAACATTCTTCACAAACTGGAAGAAGCAG GCAAGAGCGGCAAGGCAGAGGACAATTGAGGGGCGATCTCAGCTAACAATTGAATAA
- the LOC108195122 gene encoding protein DETOXIFICATION 3 isoform X3, protein MDESLLEVDVEPLSSSSSSLAKRWEVLVMGEMKKVSYIAMPMVVTTVSQYMLRVISMMMIGHLGELSLSGASIATSLTNVTGFSLLFGMSSALETLCGQAYGAERYQMLGIYTYGAIISLLLVCIPISVLWIFTERLLILIGQDPLISHEAGNYSIWLIPTLFPYAILQLLIRFLLAQSLIYPMLLSSVAALVFHIPISWLLVFKFKIGSAGAALGIGLSYWLNVVLLGIYVKYASSCEKTRISFSQHVFPSIREFFRLGIPSAIMICCRSVLGYAFGEEKELVDYVKDMVPLLSLSVLMDCLAALFSGVARGVGWQHLGAYVNLGAFFLCGIPMACVLAFVFHWRGKGLWTGLTTASLLQGLMLMMITFFTNWKKQARAARQRTIEGRSQLTIE, encoded by the exons ATGGATGAGTCACTGCTTGAGGTGGATGTGGAACcgttgtcatcatcatcatcatcattagcGAAAAGGTGGGAGGTACTGGTAATGGGAGAAATGAAGAAGGTGAGTTACATAGCAATGCCGATGGTGGTCACAACTGTTTCCCAGTACATGTTAAGGGTTATTTCCATGATGATGATTGGCCACCTGGGTGAGCTCTCTCTGTCTGGTGCCTCCATCGCCACTTCTCTTACCAACGTCACTGGCTTCAGTCTTCTG TTTGGGATGTCAAGTGCACTGGAAACACTTTGTGGCCAAGCTTATGGAGCAGAACGATACCAGATGTTAGGAATCTATACCTATGGAGCCATCATATCTCTACTTTTAGTTTGTATACCAATATCTGTTCTATGGATCTTCACAGAAAGACTACTTATTTTGATCGGTCAAGACCCTTTAATCTCACATGAAGCTGGCAATTATTCAATTTGGCTTATTCCCACCCTATTTCCATACGCAATTCTTCAATTGTTGATTCGCTTCTTGTTAGCTCAAAGTTTGATATATCCAATGCTTTTAAGTTCTGTGGCAGCTTTAGTGTTCCACATACCTATATCATGGCTGCTAGTATTCAAGTTTAAGATTGGAAGTGCCGGGGCAGCACTAGGCATCGGTTTGTCATATTGGCTTAATGTTGTCTTGCTTGGAATTTATGTCAAGTATGCATCATCATGTGAAAAGACTAGGATCTCATTCTCACAGCATGTCTTTCCAAGCATTAGAGAATTTTTCCGACTGGGCATACCTTCTGCTATCATGATATG CTGCAGGTCTGTACTGGGATATGCTTTCGGGGAAGAGAAAGAATTGGTTGATTATGTCAAAGATATGGTTCCCCTTTTGAGTCTTTCTGTTCTGATGGACTGCTTAGCAGCACTGTTTTCTG GGGTTGCTAGAGGAGTTGGGTGGCAGCATCTAGGAGCATATGTGAACCTTGGAGCATTTTTTCTGTGTGGAATTCCGATGGCATGTGTGTTGGCTTTCGTTTTTCATTGGAGAGGGAAGGGCCTTTGGACAGGTTTAACTACTGCTTCTTTGCTGCAAGGTTTGATGCTTATGATGATAACATTCTTCACAAACTGGAAGAAGCAG GCAAGAGCGGCAAGGCAGAGGACAATTGAGGGGCGATCTCAGCTAACAATTGAATAA